Proteins co-encoded in one Nitratireductor kimnyeongensis genomic window:
- a CDS encoding MIP/aquaporin family protein, with the protein MKAYVAECFGTFCLVFLGCASVTVGGFGNLLPLGGLGIAISFGVAVIAMAYAIGPVSGAHLNPAVTAGVFLAGRMPFKDVLPYMVSQLAGAALAAASLWGMAKGSDAVAPISRAANGWDGAGLYPMPTAFALETLGTFIFVTVILGVTAPKHRTPLSGVVIGLTLTAIHLCLIPATGTSVNPARSIGPALFSGAREMNQLWLFIAAPFVGAAVAGVFAKTTLMERT; encoded by the coding sequence ATGAAAGCTTACGTCGCCGAGTGTTTTGGAACATTTTGTCTGGTCTTTCTTGGATGCGCCAGCGTGACGGTTGGCGGATTTGGAAATCTTTTGCCGCTGGGTGGTCTGGGTATTGCCATCTCGTTTGGTGTTGCGGTGATTGCGATGGCCTATGCTATCGGCCCCGTTTCCGGCGCGCACCTCAATCCCGCCGTAACCGCGGGCGTGTTTCTGGCAGGCCGCATGCCTTTCAAGGATGTGCTGCCTTACATGGTCTCGCAATTGGCAGGAGCAGCACTGGCCGCTGCGTCACTTTGGGGCATGGCAAAAGGCTCTGACGCAGTGGCGCCCATCTCGCGGGCAGCCAATGGCTGGGACGGAGCGGGACTCTATCCAATGCCGACAGCCTTCGCACTCGAAACCCTGGGCACTTTTATTTTTGTCACCGTCATCCTTGGGGTCACGGCACCAAAACACCGGACACCTCTGTCCGGTGTCGTGATCGGCCTCACGCTCACGGCGATCCACCTATGCCTGATCCCCGCGACCGGCACGTCGGTTAATCCCGCGCGATCCATCGGGCCCGCCCTTTTCTCAGGCGCACGTGAGATGAACCAGCTATGGCTCTTCATAGCCGCGCCCTTTGTCGGCGCCGCAGTTGCGGGGGTCTTTGCCAAGACGACATTGATGGAACGCACCTGA
- a CDS encoding MAPEG family protein has product MSQHAIFWPMIAHVVLVYAVYVLIGLRRKKAVQTGSARVSQFRENREEPPESLFVRNNLANQFELPMVFHSACLALFAVGGAGPVAIWLAWVFVLSRYAHAFVHVTSNRIRYRQPLFVLGFLALGAMWALLALELWNAA; this is encoded by the coding sequence ATGTCTCAACACGCAATCTTCTGGCCGATGATCGCCCATGTGGTTCTTGTCTACGCCGTGTATGTGCTGATAGGTCTGCGACGGAAGAAGGCCGTGCAAACGGGGAGCGCGCGCGTTTCCCAATTCAGGGAAAATCGCGAGGAACCGCCTGAAAGCCTGTTTGTGCGGAACAATCTGGCCAACCAGTTTGAGCTGCCCATGGTCTTCCATTCGGCATGCCTGGCGCTATTTGCGGTGGGAGGAGCAGGGCCGGTCGCAATCTGGCTGGCGTGGGTGTTTGTGCTTTCCCGCTATGCACATGCTTTTGTGCACGTCACGTCGAACCGGATCCGTTATCGCCAGCCATTGTTCGTGCTGGGGTTTCTGGCTCTTGGCGCCATGTGGGCGCTTCTCGCTCTTGAACTCTGGAATGCGGCCTGA